The DNA window CCGCCTTTATATAATCTCCAAAAGAAAAACCCCCCGGAAAAACTAATAGTCTTGATTTTAAAATAATAGATGGATTAGCTAGCCACTTTTTTAATAAAAGAATATCAGCCCTTAACCCAATTTTTCTAAGAGCATACAAAGTTTCTTCTTCACAATTAGTTCCCGGAGCAAAAATTACATAGGCATCCATTCCCTTTCTTTAAATTATTTCCTTACTACCTCACCCACAAGCCTAACTTTATCACCGACCTTAATTCCCGATTTCGCAACTGATCTTACATAACAAGTGGATGCATAGTCTGAGATATTTATAACTTGAAGAGTTCCCATAAATATATAAGGTAACTTTATCTTCTCTGACGTTTGAGGATCTTTTATTACTTTACCTTCCCTATAAATTTCAAAGAGATCACCAATCTTTACTGCATCATTTTTTCCCACATCAATAAAAACTATTTTAAACGGAATAACTTCTGTATCTGAGCCTTCCTTTATGTAAACGATTTCTGCTTCAATTTTTCTATCTTTTACCGGAACTATCTTAACGTCTGTTGGAATTTCAGGAAACTCTATTTCTTTAAAGTAATTCTTTTCCTTGGAGTTTATAATATCATAAGTTTTCTCCAACAAAGCAAGAGAGGATCTTTCTTCTAGTCTTTCAACCTTTATAACACCTAAGGGTACAACTAGATTCCCGAGGGAAATTTTTCTTCTTTTTGACCTAATCTCCTTTCCAAGTTTAAATACAACAAACTTATCCTCAACTTTAATTCCATCTAAACTCCCTTTATTTATGTAGAGTTTATCCCAAAAGAAGAATTTCTCTTTATCTTCTTCTGAACCGACTATTATACCGATAAAAGTGATTTTATTTTTAGGAACTACGAGTCCTGAAGATAAAACAAGATCTTTTGCAACTGCTGGAACAGGAGGTGCAACTACTTTTATTTCAACTTCTTCAAAAGGTATTGGAACTTTTCTTTCAATTACTTTAGGCTCGTAAACAGGATAAAGAACACCTTCAATAGGTGGTATTTCAGGAATAAAAAACTCTTGACCCGGATATATCCAATGAGGATCTTCTATTTTATCTATGTTTACTTTCCAAATTGCAACCCAGAAGAATGGGTTACCATAATAATAGGAGGCAATATCCCACAATGTGTCTCCCTTTTTTACAATATGAACCCTGGGTGTCTGAAATATGAAAAAAATAGATAAGAGGATAGATAAAAGGAAAATATATCTTTTCATATTACAAAAGATTCGATGGAATTGAACCATTAAAACTTATATACCTTAGGTAAAGAAGATGTTATTTTTACAAAAACTTCGTGAGGTATCGTTGATGACCATTCAGCAATATCATTAAAAGTTACCTCGTCTTTTCCTACACTCCCTACAATAATTACCTCATCACCAACTTCCGCCTCGGGTATAAAACTTAAATCAATTACACTTAGATCCATACTGAGTGTTCCAAGTATTTTTGCTCTCTTTTTGTTTACAATAAAATAACCTTTTTCCCATATGCTCCTGCTGAGACCCTTAGAGTACCCAAAATTTACTACACCAATTCTCGTGTTTCTCTTGAGTCTTACATGTCCTCCATAACCTATATAAGAACCCTTACTAAGTGTTTCAATCTTTAAAATTTTAGAGGTAACTTTTAAAACAGGTTTAAAATTTTTGAAATCTTTAAATGTTGAGTTTGGCAAGATACCATAAAGTAAAAGACCTAATCTGAAAGAATTAAAAGGAGGAGAAAGTACTTTACTTTTTAATGTAAGGAAGGAGGCACTGTTAGAGGCATGAATAAACTTAAAAAATTTTTCTGTATCATAAAAATTCGTGCTAATAAAATTTAAGAATTTAGCTATTTGATCTACCGTAAAATTTCTATCACTTTCTGCTTTTGAAAAATGTGTAAAAATACCAAATCTCTCAATAAATTCACTGCTTAAAAGCTCTTCAACTAGTTTAGATGCTTTTTCAAGTGGAACCCCATTTCTACCAAGACCAGTATCGATTTCTACCTGAATTCTTGCTTTTTTCTGAAATTTATTTGTAAATCTTTTTAAATCTTTAATTTGAGCCCTATCCCAAATAGGGAAAACAAATTCTTTTTTTATACACTCAGAAATTTCATTTGTAAAAACGGGATTAAGAATAACTATGTTTCCCTCAATCCCAGCGTCACTTAATCTAAAGGCCTCATCTAAGTCACCAACACAAAAATTTTTGACTCCCTCTTCAAAAAGAGCTTTTGAAATCTCAACTAACCCAACCCCATAAGCATCAGTTTTTATAACAGGAAAAAAAGTTAAGTTACTATTTCTTACTATCTGCCTATAGTTATACTTAAGATTCTTCAAATTTACCTCACAACAGGGAGTTCTACTATTTTTCATACTTAATATTATGAGGGATACATATATTTTTTTTCATATATCTTTTTCTTTATTTTAAGGAGTAAATTAAATAATTTTTTCTTATCTTTTGCGTTTAAAATAGCTTTAGGTAAGGGTTTTAAATTAAGAAAATTTACGAATTTACCATCTTTTTTAACTTCAAAATGTAGATGCGGGCCTGTGGAAAGTCCTGTTGAACCAACATAGCCAATAATTTCGCGCTGTTTAACCCTTTTGCCCTTTCTTATAAAAGGTGCTAACCTTTTTAGATGTCCGTAACCTGTTCTGTAACTATTTTTGTGTTTTATTTCTACATAAATGCCGTAGCCTCCTTTCCAACCAGCATAAACCACCTCACCATCAGCAACTGCAAAAACAGGTGTTCCAGCTGGAGCTACATAGTCAATCCCATAATGAGGTCTTATAATTCTTAAAATTGGATGAAACCTTTTCAGTTTAAATTTTGAAGAAATTCTACCATAGGGAAGAGGCGACCTTAAAAAGTACCTCTCAAGAGAATATCCTAGTGAATCATAATAACTACCATTAAAGTATATGGCCTCCTTTTTTCCTACATATTTACCCCGATATAAAATATATAAAACATTTCCAAAACTTACAAATTCACCCTCAACAATTTTTCTTTCAAAGAGAACAGCCACTTCATCGTTTTCTCTTACTTCGGTATTGAAATCTATTACCCAAGAAAAACAATCAGCTATAAAATCAGCAAGATATTCACCACCTTCATATGGACTAAGTGCATCATACAGACTTTCTTTTACCTTCACGCATATATAAGCTGTGTCTATCTTAACTTTCTTTACAATCCTTTTATATTCATACCCAGGAGATTCGCTATTTTTTAAAAATTTATTTATAACATATGGTGTGTCCACCTTGATGAGTGTTACCTCTTTAAGTCTTTTATCCTTATCGAAAAGAAAAATAAACTTATCCCCTTCTCTTAAGCTTCTTACATTCACCCTCTTTTCAAAAAATTTAATAAAATAATATACTTCTGAAACGCTCATAAAGGGAATCTTCCATAACAAGACACTTTCAAGCTTTTCGCCTTTTGATAACCTGTAACTTACCAAAATATCGTAATTTACTACATCTTTTTTATTTTCTATAATTTGTTTTTTTCTACAGGACAATAAAATTAGAAGAATAAAAAAAATTTTAAAGAATCTCATTAATAAAACTAATTATTTCATCCCTAAATCTCTCTTTAGAAAATCTTTTTGCATTCTTAACGAGAATGTCTTTGTCAAATCTCATTTTTTCAAATTTCAAAATTGCCTCAATAAGAGACTCTTTATCCTGTCTTTCAAAGAATACTCCTGTTTCACCATCGATCACGGTATCAAGGGCTCCTCCCCCTTTAAAGGCAATTACCGGTGTCCCACAGGCATTGGCTTCAAGTGGAACCATACCAAAATCTTCAAGACCAGGCATAATAAGAGCTCTTGCCTTTTGGTAAAGTTCTCTCAATTTTTCTCTAGACACATATCCCAGAAAATTTACTCCCTCAAAGAACTTAAATTTTTTACCCTTATAATCACCAACAACAAAGAGTCTATATCCAAGTTCTCTTGTAGCTGAAATAGCTAAATCTAATCTTTTATAATCTCTAACTCTTCCTACAAAAATAAAAAAGTCCTCCTTTTCTTCATTTGATGGCTTAAAAAATTCAGTATCAATTGGTGGATATATAACTCTAGCCTTTTTATTAAAATAAAGTTCTATTCTTCTTTTAGTTTCTAAAGAATTGGCAATAAAATAATCGACCCTATTCACTGCTGAAAAATTCCAGATCCTATAGTAATGAAGGACAATATCTTTTATTAAACGAGGAAAAAATTTTTGAGTTTTTCTATACTCGTGATAAAAATGAAAGGCATATCTCAGTGGAGTGTGGAAGTAGCTTATATGTGTTGAATAGGGAGGAGGAATTATACCGTGGGCAAAACCACTTGAAGAGCTTATAATAACATCAAAACCTCTTAAGTCAAATAGTTCAACTGCAAGGGGATAGAAAATTGAAAACTCTTTATAAAACTTTACGCTGTAAGGTAATTTTTGAATAAAAGAAGTAATTATCTTTTTATTTTTTAACTCGTCTTTTATTATCTTATAATCTACGATCAAAGTGTATATTGGGGCATCTGGAAAAATCTCTGATAATTCCTTTAAAACGTTTTCTGCTCCGCCCCATTGATTTAAATAATCATGAATAAGTGCAACCTTTAAATTTCTCAAAGCCCTCTTTTTAAAGCCTCTCTAACTATTTTAAAAAATTCCTTATATTCCTTAGTTCTATAATCAGGATACGTATAGGGAAAATCCATAAATTCTCCCTTAGCGAAAAAAAGTGTAACTTCTGCATAAATTCCTTTTCCAAGGTAAATCCTATGGGAGTAATTTTTAGTACTCGACAGAACAACCTTAGAAAGCTCCACGTACCCTGGATCAATATTAACCTTTCTTTTCTCGTTATCCAGGAATTTTTTTTCCACCTCTATTGCAAAAATTTTAAAATCTACTATTTCATCTGGTTCTCTCAGGGGCTTAAAAGAATAAAATTTTCTTTTTAAGTTTTTACCCATCTCTTTTTCATAGTAATCTGTATGTTCAAACGGAAAAAGTGGACTTTCAAACTCTACATCACCAGCTTTCTCTTTTAAAATAGAAAGAGCCTCTTTCATAATATCCTCATCTTTACTTATCATTCCAACAAAGAATTTTACTTTCGGCGGCTTTTTTAATTTTATCATAATTTTAAAATATAATTAATTTTAGATGGATAAAAGACTACTAATAATTATAAACCTCTTCGCTATAACTTTTCTTTTATTTCTAATTTTAATAGGCCAAAAGTTTCTCTCAATTATAGTCGCTTTATCAACTCTTGTCTTTAATATATTCTTTTTTCACAACAATTTTTTAAAATATTCCTTAGATTTAAGGAATTCGATAATTCCTGCAGTTATTTTGGACAAAAACGGAATTGTAAGGTATCAAAATAAAGCTCATAGGAGTTTATTTGAATATAAGGACGAATCAATTATCGGAAAAAAGGACCCTACAATTTCTGAAGATATAATAAACTCTATAATTACAAGAGAGAAAGATGGAATAGATCTATGGGTCAAAACAAAAAATAAAAAGGGAGAAAACTTAGACGTCGTTCTTTTTCACTTTAATATAGATGAGAGATACATAGTTTTAAAAATTCCGATAGGTAAAAATAGTCCAATAATTTCAAAACTTATAGAAACTGAAAAACTGGCAAGTCTTGGAAGTATAGCTACAGGACTTGCTCATCAACTTAATACACCCCTAGGAACAATACTTTTAACCGCTCAGATGACTAAGGAAGAAAAGAATCTAAAAGAAATAAGAGAGAACATAGAAATAATTGAATCACAGGTAAAATTATGTCAAGAAATTGTAAGAAAAATTCTACTTTTATCTAAACCCTCAGAAGAAGAAGAAACAGAATTTAACTTAATCGATGTTATTAATGAAGCGGCAAAGATATTCGAAAAGGTCTTTCAGAAAAAAAATATAAAATTTAAAATTTTGAAGGAAAATAAAAAAGACATAATAATTTATGGAAAAAGAAGTGAAATAGAACAGGTTTTTATAAACCTCTTTTCAAATTCAGTAGACGCAATAGATGGAGAGGGAGAAATAAAAGTTCATACTTTTTTAACACCTTTTGAGAGAGTCATTATAAAAGTACAAGATACCGGAAAGGGGATTTCACCTGAAAATGCAGATAAAATTTTTGAACCTTTCTTTACTACTAAACCAGCCTTTAAAGGTACAGGTCTTGGTCTATCAATTGTTAAAAGAATAGTAGAATCTCACGGCGGAGTAATAAAACTTATAAATGAAGGAAAAGGAGCTACTTTTGCTATAATATTACCTTTGAGAAAAAATGGATAAGATTTTAATTGTGGACGACGACATAGTTTTTGCAGAAACTTTAAAAAAGCTTTTTTTAAGGAAAAATATTAGTGCTGAAATAGCTACAAACGGTAAAGAAGCTCTAAAAAAAATAAAAGAAAACCCAGAGTATTCAATAATTCTTACTGATCTTGTAATGCCAGAAATGGGAGGAATGAGCCTAATTGACGAGATTAAAAAAATTTTCCCTGAAAAAGAAATCGTAGTCATGACAGGTTATGGCGATATTAAAACAGCTGTTGAAGCTATGAAAAAGGGAGCAAGTGACTTCATAACAAAACCTATCGATAAAGAAGAACTTTTCAATATAATTTTTCGAATTTTAAAGAAGGAAAAAATTGAAAAAGAAATAAAGAAAGAAGGGGGTAAAGAAAAAGTTGAAATTATCGGTCACAACATCAAATTCAAAAGATTACTTGAAAAAGCAAAAATTGCGGCAAAGACAGATTTTCCAATTTTAATTTTAGGAGAAAGTGGCACCGGAAAAGAACTTTTGGCAAGATACATTCATGAAAACTCAAATAGAAGAGAGAAAATTTTTCTTCCAATTAACTGCTCAGCAATACCATCTGAACTTATTGAATCAGAACTCTTTGGCTATAAAAAAGGTGCCTTTACCGGAGCAATAAAAGATTACGAGGGCATTTTTAAAGCTGCTGAGGGAGGAACATTGCTACTTGATGAAATCTCGGAAATGCCACTAAATTCACAGGCAAAACTACTTAGAGCAATTGAAACAAAAAAGATAAAACCCCTCGGCTATACAAACGAAATAGATGTTGACGTAAGAATAATTGCAACTAGTAACTTAAGCCTAAGAGAACTTTTAGCCGGCAAACTAAGACAAGACCTTTACTATAGATTTGTCATTATTATCGAAATTCCTCCATTAAGAGAAAGAAAAGACGATATAAAAATTCTATTCGATTATTTTCTCGAAAAATATTCAAAAAACATGGGAATAAATAAGCCATCCTATGATAATAAAGTAATCGAAATTCTTGAAAGTTACAGTTTTCCAGGAAACGTAAGAGAATTGGAAAACATAAGCCAAAGAGTTGTCACATTTTTTAAAGAAAAAATAGGAGAAGATGAAATTTTGAGCCTTCTGAGAGAAATAGAAGAAGCAAGAGAGTTGGAAAAGGAAAAAATTATAAAAACAATTAATGAATGTGAGGGAAATAAAAAGAGAGCTGCTGAAATTTTGGGTATATCAAGAGCTACCCTCTATAGAAAACTTAAAGAATTTAACATTGAAATGTAAAAAGACATAAATTTATAATAATTTCCATGATTGATAGGAAAACCTTAAGAGAAAATCCAGAAAAAATAAAAGAAGCACTCTTAAAAAGAAACTATAAGTTCGATTTAGATAGCTTGCTGGAAAAAGAAAAGGAGTACAGAAAAATTCTTACAGAGGTTAATAAACTCAAGGAAGAAAGAAACAGAATAACTGATGAAATAAAAAAACTTAAATTAGAAAATAAAAGTACTGAAGAACTTATAGAAAAATCGAGGGAAATTGGCTTTAATATTGAAAATTTAGAAAAAAGATTGAGAGAAATAGAATCTGAAATAGAAAGAAAACTGTTAGAAATCCCTAATATTCCCCATGAGAGTGTTCCTATAGGTGAATCATCCGAAAAAAACGTAACAGTAAGAAAAGGTGGGGAAATCAGAGAATTTGATTTTGAACCAAAAAGCCATTTTGAGATTGGTGAAAGACTGGGAATATTAGATTTTAAAAAAGCTGGTACAATTTCTGGTTCAAGGTTTGTAATATATAAAGGCTATGGAGCTCTCCTTGAGAGGGCTCTAATCCAGTTTTTTCTTGATGTAGCAACAAAGGAAAATGAATATATAGAGATTCTTCCACCAGTTCTTGTAAAAGAAGAAAGTGCTTACGGCAGTGCCCATCTGCCCAAATTTGATGAAGAAATGTACAAAACTTTAGATGAAAAATTATACCTTTTACCAACTGCAGAAACTTTTCTTGCAAATCTCCATAGAAATGAAATTTTAAAAGAAGAGGACTTACCGATATATTATGTAGCATACACACCTTGCTTTAGAAGAGAAGCCGGTAGCTACGGTAAAGATGTAAGGGGTATAATAAGACAGCATCAATTTAACAAAGTTGAACTTTTTAAGTTTACAAAACCTGAAGAATCCTACGAAGAGCTTGAAAAAATGGTAAATGACGCAGAAAAGATACTTCAAAAACTTAATCTTCCTTATAGAGTTGTCTTGCTTTGCACTGGTGATATGGGTTTTGCCGCTTCAAAAACATATGATATAGAGGTTTATGCCCCTGGCTTAAACAGGTGGCTCGAAGTCTCATCAATTTCAAACTGTGAGGATTTTCAAGCAAAAAGAACAAATACAAGATTTAGAAGAAAAAATGGAAAATTAGAATATGTTCATACATTGAATGGATCGGGACTTGCAACTCCAAGAACTTTTATAGCTATACTTGAAAACTATCAACAAAAGGATGGCTCAGTTGTAATTCCAGATGTTTTAAGACCGTATATGGGTGGAATTGAGAAAATCCCTCCTAAGTAAATTTATAAGTTATTTTAATCTCTTATACCAGAAGGGGCTCTCCTATGGGCTTGCGGGAAATGCTTCAGTTTTTGAAAATAATGTAATCTACATAACTCCCTCAGGTTTTCCAAAAGAGGGAATAACTTTAAAAGACCTCGTTAAGGTTAAATTAAACGGAAAAGCAGAACTCGTTGAAAGAGCATCAAGGGAGTTAGATTTTCATTTATGGATTTATAAAAATTTTAAAGATATAAAAACGATTTTTCATGCCCATACCTTCTATGCAAACATTTACTTCTTAAAAAGAAGAAAAATTCCAGAAGATGAGGCCATAAAAAAAGAAAACGTTGTAGTGATTTCAAGGAAAAACTGGAAAGAAAAAGTTAAAGATAAAGTTAGTGATAAAACTAAAATAGTTCATGTTAAAAACCATGGTAGTTTCTCTTTTGGAAAATCACCGGATGAGGCTTTCTCAGTTCTAGATCACTTTGAAAATTTATGTAAAATTGAACTTTTAAAAGGTAAGGGACTAAAAGTTAGACAAGCACAGAGTTTAATAAAAGAAATATACTTCAACAGGGATACAAAGAGGGAATTTTCAAAAAATCTTCTATGGTTTATAGAGGAAGTGGGAGAGTGGCTCCAAGCAATTAGGAAAGGTTCAAAAGAAGAGGTAAAAAATGAGACAGCCGATGTTTTTGCCTGGTTTCTAACAATATGTAACCTAATAGATATTGATCTTGAAGACGTTTTTAAAGAAAAATATTTTCCCTTTTGTCCAAAATGCAAAAAATCACCCTGTCAATGTCAAAATATTTGAATTAAAAAAAATTTATACCTTATTTTTAAACTATGATTTACTTATTAATTTTCCTTCAAATTATGCCTCATATTAAGCTATCAAAACCTATCACACCAAATTCCTTTGGTGTACACCTTGTTCTTGCTGAAGATATAGGATTTATGGGAAATTACAGAAAAAGAATTTCTAAAAGATCTGACTTTGGCATAAACGGTGTACTCTTTTCAACTCCCTTTATTGGAGTTCAAGGTGATATAAATTTCCTTATTCATGAAAAAGAACCTGATATTCCCTTTAACGCCTCTTTTTACCCACTTTTAAATCTTGGATTCGGAGAAAATATAGTTTACTTTTCATTTAGTGCTAATCTTTCAGTTGATTTTCCAGTAGAGCTTGAAGAGGAGAACTTAAAACTTATCCCTTATTTTCTAATTGGAATTGGTGCTGAAGGTGTTAACTTCGAAGTAAATGATAAAACTACCTCTGAGATCTCCCTTGATGCCCATGGAAGTTTTGGAACAGTAATCATTTTAACCAGAAAAATGGCTTTACCAATTGAATTACACTTCTCAGACGAAGAAAAAGGAGTAAGTGGATTTTCATTTTCAATAGGGATTCTGTTCACACTTTGAAAAGAATACTCTCTGGATTAAGACCAACGGGGAAAGTTCATATAGGAAATTACTTTGGTGCTCTTAAAAACTGGGTAAAGTTTCAAGAAGAGTATAAATGCTTTTTTGAAATTGCTGATTGGCATGTCTTAACCACTGATATAAATCAAATTCAGGATCTCAGAAAAAATATAACAGAAACAGCTAAAGACTGGTTATCTATCGGAATTGATCCTCAAAAGTCTACTATATTTGTCCAATCAGGTGTTAAAGAACACGCAGAGTTTCATCTACTTCTTTCAATGATAGTTACTGTCTCAAGACTTGAAAGGAACCCAACACTAAAAGAACAAATAAGAGACATCGGTAGATCTGAAGAACTTATCTCTTATGGACACTTAGGATACCCTGTTCTTCAAACTGCAGACATTCTTCTTTATAAACCTGAAAAAGTTCCAGTCGGTGAAGATCAGCTACCTCATCTTGAACTTGCAAGAGAACTTGCAAGAAGATTTAACTCTCTCTTTGGTGAAACATTTCCCATTCCAGAACCTATACTCTCTGAATCACCAAGAGTACCTGGAATCGATAAAAGAAAAATGTCAAAGTCCTTAGATAATGCAATTTTTCTATCTGATAGTAGTGAAGAAATAGAAAGTAAGATAAAAAGGGCATTTACAGACCCAAAGAAGATAAAGCTGGGAGATAAGGGCCACCCTGAGGGATGTGTTGTCTTTGCCTACCATAACCTTGTAAATGTTGAAGAAGTCCCTGAAATAAAAGAGGGTTGTGAGTCTGGTAAGTTAGGCTGCGTTGATTGTAAAAAGAGATGCTCAATAAAAATGAATCTCTTCCTTGAACCTATTAGAGAAAGGAGAGCTCAAATAAGTGAAAATGAGGTTATAGAAATTTTGTTAGAGGGAATAAAAAAAGCTAAAGAGATAGCAGAAAAGACTATGGAAGAAGTAAGAGAAAAAATGATGCTCTGGAAGTAGTGTTTACAGGAATAATTGAAAAAACGGGCGAAATCTTAGAAGTAAGGGAAAGGGGAAGTGGTAAAGAGATATTAGTAAAAATTGAGGGCGTCGATCTGAAATTAGGTGATAGTGTAAGTATCGATGGTGTGTGTCTGACAGTTGAGAAAGTCTTAAGTGAGGGGTTTGTGTTTTATATTTCAGAAAAAACTTTAAAAGATACAAAATTTGGTAAAGTTTTAAAAAGTAGAATGATTGTAAACGTTGAGGAACCCCTCACACTCTCAAAGTATATTGGTGGACACTTATTTCAAGGTCATGTAGATTTTTATACGAAAATAAGAGGGATAAGAAAAAATCAATCTGAATATGAGTTTGAATTTGAATTAAAGAGAGATTTCAGAAAATACATATACAAAAAAGCTTCAGTAGCAATCGACGGAATTTCATTAACAGTTCAGGATGTGAAGGAAAATTCCTTTAAAGTTACTATCATACCATATACCTTAAATAAAACGAATCTAAGGTTTAG is part of the Candidatus Hydrothermales bacterium genome and encodes:
- a CDS encoding LysM peptidoglycan-binding domain-containing protein, translated to MKRYIFLLSILLSIFFIFQTPRVHIVKKGDTLWDIASYYYGNPFFWVAIWKVNIDKIEDPHWIYPGQEFFIPEIPPIEGVLYPVYEPKVIERKVPIPFEEVEIKVVAPPVPAVAKDLVLSSGLVVPKNKITFIGIIVGSEEDKEKFFFWDKLYINKGSLDGIKVEDKFVVFKLGKEIRSKRRKISLGNLVVPLGVIKVERLEERSSLALLEKTYDIINSKEKNYFKEIEFPEIPTDVKIVPVKDRKIEAEIVYIKEGSDTEVIPFKIVFIDVGKNDAVKIGDLFEIYREGKVIKDPQTSEKIKLPYIFMGTLQVINISDYASTCYVRSVAKSGIKVGDKVRLVGEVVRK
- the serS gene encoding serine--tRNA ligase; this translates as MIDRKTLRENPEKIKEALLKRNYKFDLDSLLEKEKEYRKILTEVNKLKEERNRITDEIKKLKLENKSTEELIEKSREIGFNIENLEKRLREIESEIERKLLEIPNIPHESVPIGESSEKNVTVRKGGEIREFDFEPKSHFEIGERLGILDFKKAGTISGSRFVIYKGYGALLERALIQFFLDVATKENEYIEILPPVLVKEESAYGSAHLPKFDEEMYKTLDEKLYLLPTAETFLANLHRNEILKEEDLPIYYVAYTPCFRREAGSYGKDVRGIIRQHQFNKVELFKFTKPEESYEELEKMVNDAEKILQKLNLPYRVVLLCTGDMGFAASKTYDIEVYAPGLNRWLEVSSISNCEDFQAKRTNTRFRRKNGKLEYVHTLNGSGLATPRTFIAILENYQQKDGSVVIPDVLRPYMGGIEKIPPK
- the trpS gene encoding tryptophan--tRNA ligase; the encoded protein is MKRILSGLRPTGKVHIGNYFGALKNWVKFQEEYKCFFEIADWHVLTTDINQIQDLRKNITETAKDWLSIGIDPQKSTIFVQSGVKEHAEFHLLLSMIVTVSRLERNPTLKEQIRDIGRSEELISYGHLGYPVLQTADILLYKPEKVPVGEDQLPHLELARELARRFNSLFGETFPIPEPILSESPRVPGIDKRKMSKSLDNAIFLSDSSEEIESKIKRAFTDPKKIKLGDKGHPEGCVVFAYHNLVNVEEVPEIKEGCESGKLGCVDCKKRCSIKMNLFLEPIRERRAQISENEVIEILLEGIKKAKEIAEKTMEEVREKMMLWK
- a CDS encoding glycosyltransferase — its product is MRNLKVALIHDYLNQWGGAENVLKELSEIFPDAPIYTLIVDYKIIKDELKNKKIITSFIQKLPYSVKFYKEFSIFYPLAVELFDLRGFDVIISSSSGFAHGIIPPPYSTHISYFHTPLRYAFHFYHEYRKTQKFFPRLIKDIVLHYYRIWNFSAVNRVDYFIANSLETKRRIELYFNKKARVIYPPIDTEFFKPSNEEKEDFFIFVGRVRDYKRLDLAISATRELGYRLFVVGDYKGKKFKFFEGVNFLGYVSREKLRELYQKARALIMPGLEDFGMVPLEANACGTPVIAFKGGGALDTVIDGETGVFFERQDKESLIEAILKFEKMRFDKDILVKNAKRFSKERFRDEIISFINEIL
- a CDS encoding class II aldolase/adducin family protein; this translates as MRKSLLSKFISYFNLLYQKGLSYGLAGNASVFENNVIYITPSGFPKEGITLKDLVKVKLNGKAELVERASRELDFHLWIYKNFKDIKTIFHAHTFYANIYFLKRRKIPEDEAIKKENVVVISRKNWKEKVKDKVSDKTKIVHVKNHGSFSFGKSPDEAFSVLDHFENLCKIELLKGKGLKVRQAQSLIKEIYFNRDTKREFSKNLLWFIEEVGEWLQAIRKGSKEEVKNETADVFAWFLTICNLIDIDLEDVFKEKYFPFCPKCKKSPCQCQNI
- a CDS encoding sigma-54 dependent transcriptional regulator, with the protein product MDKILIVDDDIVFAETLKKLFLRKNISAEIATNGKEALKKIKENPEYSIILTDLVMPEMGGMSLIDEIKKIFPEKEIVVMTGYGDIKTAVEAMKKGASDFITKPIDKEELFNIIFRILKKEKIEKEIKKEGGKEKVEIIGHNIKFKRLLEKAKIAAKTDFPILILGESGTGKELLARYIHENSNRREKIFLPINCSAIPSELIESELFGYKKGAFTGAIKDYEGIFKAAEGGTLLLDEISEMPLNSQAKLLRAIETKKIKPLGYTNEIDVDVRIIATSNLSLRELLAGKLRQDLYYRFVIIIEIPPLRERKDDIKILFDYFLEKYSKNMGINKPSYDNKVIEILESYSFPGNVRELENISQRVVTFFKEKIGEDEILSLLREIEEARELEKEKIIKTINECEGNKKRAAEILGISRATLYRKLKEFNIEM
- the alr gene encoding alanine racemase, yielding MKNSRTPCCEVNLKNLKYNYRQIVRNSNLTFFPVIKTDAYGVGLVEISKALFEEGVKNFCVGDLDEAFRLSDAGIEGNIVILNPVFTNEISECIKKEFVFPIWDRAQIKDLKRFTNKFQKKARIQVEIDTGLGRNGVPLEKASKLVEELLSSEFIERFGIFTHFSKAESDRNFTVDQIAKFLNFISTNFYDTEKFFKFIHASNSASFLTLKSKVLSPPFNSFRLGLLLYGILPNSTFKDFKNFKPVLKVTSKILKIETLSKGSYIGYGGHVRLKRNTRIGVVNFGYSKGLSRSIWEKGYFIVNKKRAKILGTLSMDLSVIDLSFIPEAEVGDEVIIVGSVGKDEVTFNDIAEWSSTIPHEVFVKITSSLPKVYKF
- a CDS encoding DUF4416 family protein, with product MIKLKKPPKVKFFVGMISKDEDIMKEALSILKEKAGDVEFESPLFPFEHTDYYEKEMGKNLKRKFYSFKPLREPDEIVDFKIFAIEVEKKFLDNEKRKVNIDPGYVELSKVVLSSTKNYSHRIYLGKGIYAEVTLFFAKGEFMDFPYTYPDYRTKEYKEFFKIVREALKRGL
- a CDS encoding M23 family metallopeptidase, whose protein sequence is MRFFKIFFILLILLSCRKKQIIENKKDVVNYDILVSYRLSKGEKLESVLLWKIPFMSVSEVYYFIKFFEKRVNVRSLREGDKFIFLFDKDKRLKEVTLIKVDTPYVINKFLKNSESPGYEYKRIVKKVKIDTAYICVKVKESLYDALSPYEGGEYLADFIADCFSWVIDFNTEVRENDEVAVLFERKIVEGEFVSFGNVLYILYRGKYVGKKEAIYFNGSYYDSLGYSLERYFLRSPLPYGRISSKFKLKRFHPILRIIRPHYGIDYVAPAGTPVFAVADGEVVYAGWKGGYGIYVEIKHKNSYRTGYGHLKRLAPFIRKGKRVKQREIIGYVGSTGLSTGPHLHFEVKKDGKFVNFLNLKPLPKAILNAKDKKKLFNLLLKIKKKIYEKKYMYPS
- a CDS encoding ATP-binding protein, which codes for MDKRLLIIINLFAITFLLFLILIGQKFLSIIVALSTLVFNIFFFHNNFLKYSLDLRNSIIPAVILDKNGIVRYQNKAHRSLFEYKDESIIGKKDPTISEDIINSIITREKDGIDLWVKTKNKKGENLDVVLFHFNIDERYIVLKIPIGKNSPIISKLIETEKLASLGSIATGLAHQLNTPLGTILLTAQMTKEEKNLKEIRENIEIIESQVKLCQEIVRKILLLSKPSEEEETEFNLIDVINEAAKIFEKVFQKKNIKFKILKENKKDIIIYGKRSEIEQVFINLFSNSVDAIDGEGEIKVHTFLTPFERVIIKVQDTGKGISPENADKIFEPFFTTKPAFKGTGLGLSIVKRIVESHGGVIKLINEGKGATFAIILPLRKNG